A stretch of the Sulfolobales archaeon genome encodes the following:
- a CDS encoding 50S ribosomal protein L18, whose product MAKGPMYKVPKRRRREGKTNYYKRYIYVLSRATRLVVRKSNRYITLQIIRPTPIGDITLASVHTSELIKRFGWKGGSKNISAAYLAGLLLGIKARLMGVEEAVLDIGLHTPSKGAKVFAAAKGAIDAGLKVPVDEDMLPSWDRIRGADIARYAEELFSKDPERFKRQFSEILSRGLDPRRAVEHFEEVFSKIVELGRKLGVEVRVGER is encoded by the coding sequence ATGGCTAAAGGCCCGATGTATAAGGTTCCCAAGAGGAGGAGGAGGGAGGGTAAGACAAACTATTATAAAAGATATATATATGTGCTTTCAAGGGCTACAAGGCTTGTTGTTAGGAAGAGCAATAGATATATAACGCTACAGATCATAAGACCCACACCGATCGGGGATATAACCCTTGCATCGGTGCATACATCGGAGCTTATAAAGAGATTCGGGTGGAAAGGGGGTTCTAAGAATATATCTGCAGCATATCTAGCAGGGCTACTCCTAGGGATCAAGGCTAGGCTCATGGGTGTGGAGGAGGCGGTGCTGGATATAGGGCTTCACACACCCTCGAAGGGTGCGAAGGTATTTGCAGCAGCTAAGGGAGCTATAGATGCTGGGCTTAAAGTGCCTGTTGATGAGGATATGCTCCCAAGCTGGGATAGGATAAGGGGTGCTGATATAGCTAGATATGCTGAGGAGCTGTTCTCGAAAGATCCTGAGAGGTTTAAGAGGCAGTTCTCAGAAATACTATCGAGAGGGCTAGATCCTAGGAGGGCTGTGGAGCACTTTGAAGAGGTTTTTTCCAAGATCGTTGAGCTTGGAAGGAAACTAGGTGTGGAGGTGAGGGTTGGTGAGCGCTGA
- a CDS encoding 30S ribosomal protein S5: protein MSAEEFGEKLSQAVSIEEWKPRTRLGWLVKEGKITSLKEIFDMNMKIKEPEIVDALLGRELQHEIIDINMVQKMTDAGRITRFRVVVVVGNQNGFVGLGVGKARQLRMAVDKAIMDAKLNIIPVRRGCGSFECGCSEPHSIPYQVRGKAGSVEVVLKPAPKGTGLVAGDTAKVVLRYAGIRDIWSWSRGKTSTTINFAMAVFNALKNAYRFVTVNEWGR, encoded by the coding sequence GTGAGCGCTGAGGAGTTCGGTGAGAAGCTATCCCAGGCTGTATCTATAGAGGAGTGGAAGCCTAGAACCAGGCTTGGCTGGCTGGTTAAGGAGGGTAAGATAACATCGCTTAAAGAGATCTTTGATATGAATATGAAGATCAAGGAGCCCGAGATCGTTGATGCTCTCTTGGGAAGGGAGCTGCAGCACGAAATCATAGATATAAACATGGTGCAGAAAATGACAGACGCTGGCAGGATAACAAGGTTCAGAGTAGTGGTTGTGGTTGGCAATCAAAACGGCTTCGTAGGCCTTGGAGTTGGCAAGGCTAGACAGCTTAGAATGGCTGTTGACAAGGCTATAATGGATGCAAAGCTCAATATAATCCCTGTTAGAAGGGGCTGTGGAAGCTTTGAATGTGGATGCTCAGAACCCCACTCAATACCATACCAGGTCAGGGGAAAGGCTGGTAGTGTTGAGGTTGTGTTAAAACCTGCTCCCAAGGGTACAGGGCTTGTTGCTGGTGATACGGCGAAGGTTGTTCTTAGATATGCTGGTATAAGGGATATATGGTCGTGGAGTAGGGGTAAGACATCTACTACGATAAACTTCGCCATGGCAGTCTTTAACGCGCTTAAAAATGCATATAGATTTGTTACTGTAAATGAGTGGGGTAGGTAG
- a CDS encoding 50S ribosomal protein L30, with protein sequence MALLAIIRLRGRVDVPPDVERTLELLRLYKKFHASIYPDSLPGIQGMLKKAAMWITWGEIEYDVLLELLRKRGRAPGNKPLSDEYIARATNGKYKTIEELASSLYKGEAMLHKMENIIKPVFRLHPPSGGFKGSIKKPYGAGGELGYRGKEINDLIRRMI encoded by the coding sequence ATGGCCCTCCTAGCTATTATAAGGCTTAGAGGAAGAGTAGACGTCCCTCCAGATGTGGAGAGAACCTTAGAGCTTCTCAGGCTCTATAAGAAGTTCCACGCATCTATATACCCAGATAGCCTTCCGGGTATCCAGGGCATGCTGAAGAAAGCTGCTATGTGGATAACCTGGGGCGAGATAGAATATGACGTGCTCCTAGAGCTTCTTAGGAAGAGGGGGAGAGCCCCTGGGAATAAGCCTTTAAGCGATGAGTATATCGCTAGAGCCACAAATGGAAAGTATAAGACTATAGAGGAGCTAGCATCATCCCTATATAAAGGGGAAGCTATGTTACATAAGATGGAAAATATTATAAAGCCTGTCTTCAGACTCCACCCACCTAGCGGAGGATTTAAGGGCTCTATCAAGAAACCATATGGCGCTGGAGGAGAGCTCGGCTATAGGGGGAAGGAGATAAACGATCTGATTAGGAGGATGATCTAG
- a CDS encoding uL15 family ribosomal protein, protein MVVRRRKKSRKLRGRTRTMGWGSIGQHRKSGSRGGKGAVGFHKHKWMWVLKYFPEWYGKRGFIPRGPEHWEEIRGINLSQLEELIYKLSASGELKLENGIPVIDLGEHGYNKLFGSGKISRPVKVIVKYATEKAISQIKEAGGEVVVISKGEAG, encoded by the coding sequence ATGGTTGTTAGAAGGAGAAAGAAAAGTAGAAAGCTGAGGGGAAGAACAAGGACTATGGGATGGGGGAGTATAGGGCAGCATAGGAAATCAGGTAGCAGAGGTGGTAAGGGAGCCGTGGGATTCCACAAGCATAAGTGGATGTGGGTCCTCAAATACTTCCCAGAGTGGTATGGCAAGAGAGGCTTCATACCAAGAGGTCCTGAGCATTGGGAGGAGATAAGAGGTATAAATCTATCCCAGCTGGAGGAGCTAATCTACAAGCTATCAGCATCGGGAGAGCTTAAGCTCGAGAACGGAATACCCGTTATAGATCTTGGAGAGCATGGATATAACAAGCTATTCGGCTCTGGAAAGATATCAAGGCCTGTCAAGGTTATAGTTAAATATGCTACTGAAAAGGCTATCTCACAGATCAAAGAGGCTGGCGGAGAGGTTGTTGTTATAAGTAAAGGAGAGGCTGGGTAG
- the speB gene encoding agmatinase, whose translation MGLKELYIQRKPLAFGGYEWDRSKTIFSFLGVPFDSTSSFKPGSRFAPDHLRFSSRSIELYSIRSSVDMEEIGIYDEGDLIVSHGDPQKTLEILEIVVRDLISEGRIPIVVGGEHTISLGSVRGLPRSTGVLILDAHMDLRDDFMGNRYSHACVSKRILELLGPGALFMVGVRAFTREEMRTAMKNNIEFITAPELRREGRRAAAGKILRWMDNFKDIYISIDIDVLDPAFAPGTGTPEPDGITTWELLDLLYEVVDERTIAFDLVEINPMVDVSGVTSALGAKIVFEVASYIHSRRARRKG comes from the coding sequence GTGGGGCTTAAAGAGCTATATATACAGAGGAAACCCCTAGCCTTTGGAGGATATGAGTGGGATAGATCTAAAACGATCTTCAGCTTTTTAGGGGTTCCTTTCGATAGCACGTCCTCCTTCAAACCAGGATCTAGATTTGCGCCAGACCACCTAAGGTTCTCGTCGAGAAGTATAGAGCTATATAGCATAAGATCTAGTGTGGATATGGAGGAGATTGGGATCTATGATGAGGGAGATCTAATAGTATCTCATGGAGATCCCCAGAAAACCCTGGAGATCCTCGAGATCGTTGTTAGAGATCTCATCTCGGAGGGAAGGATCCCAATAGTAGTTGGGGGGGAACACACAATATCCCTAGGATCCGTTAGAGGGCTTCCCAGAAGCACGGGTGTCTTAATTCTAGATGCTCATATGGATCTTAGGGATGATTTCATGGGCAATAGATATAGTCATGCATGTGTATCCAAGAGGATCTTAGAGCTTCTAGGACCAGGAGCATTGTTCATGGTTGGTGTTAGAGCCTTTACAAGGGAGGAGATGAGAACAGCTATGAAGAACAACATAGAGTTTATAACAGCACCGGAGCTGAGGAGGGAGGGGAGGAGGGCTGCTGCAGGTAAGATCCTAAGGTGGATGGATAACTTCAAAGATATATATATTTCAATCGATATAGATGTTCTAGACCCCGCATTCGCCCCAGGCACAGGCACTCCGGAGCCCGATGGAATCACAACCTGGGAGCTCCTAGACCTTCTATATGAGGTTGTTGATGAGAGAACCATAGCATTCGATCTCGTTGAGATAAACCCAATGGTAGATGTATCTGGTGTAACATCAGCTCTCGGGGCGAAAATAGTTTTTGAGGTTGCCTCCTATATACATAGCAGGAGGGCTAGGAGAAAAGGCTAA